The Deltaproteobacteria bacterium GWA2_45_12 nucleotide sequence TTGCCCGGTGAGTTCCTCAACCTCTTTTTCAAGGATGGGCATTTCAGCCTTCACCAATTCGCGAAGCGATTCATCTTTTTCCTGAACAAGCATGAGTTTGTTCTGTTCAAGTTCCGAATTTTTTTTCTTATAAATCTGATAGGTTTCAACAATCAGGCGAAGACTGGCTTCTTCCTTGGCCAGTTTTTGAAATTCTTGAGAGTTGTTCGTCACTGCCGGATCGTGAAGCTTTTCGGTAAGTTTGCGGTGACGTTGTTCGACTTGTTGGAGTTTGGAAAACATGTCACGAGTGAGGTAAATAAAAAATGGTCAGATGTGAGGCGTCCGACGAGGCCCGACCGAGACGTACTTGAACGTACGTCGCAGGGAGTGGCCAAGGAGGCAACGAAGCAGATGGCCATTTTTTATTTACCGAAAAAAAATCCCGCCCCAGTTGCCCGGGGCGGGACCATGCAAACCTAAACCCACACCACTGGGAGGTTTACCTAGTAGGGGCGTATCGCAATACGCCCCTACTAATCTTGAATGGTAATCGTACGAGGGCCTTTTTTCTTTTGGACCAAATCTTCTTTTTTAGCCCATTTTTTCTGGAAACGTTCCACACGACCCGCGGTATCCAAAAGTTTTTGCTTCCCGGTAAAAAATGGATGGCACGCCGAACAGATTTCAACATGGATGGTATCGCTTACCGAAGCTGTTTCGACGATATTTCCACACGAACAAACGGCTTTTGCCTTTTTATATTCTGGATGAATGCCTTCTTTCATAATCATACCTCTTAAAAAAATAAGGGGGTTTCCCTACTATAGGAGAATTTAAACGACAAGCATAATTTGTTGGTTTTCTACCCTTCGACAAGCTCAGGGTGTCCTTATTTGGACATGGTGAGCCTCGTCGAACCATACAATCTAACCTAAATATCTAACCTAAATATTTAAAATTTAAAGATTTTATATTACGAAAGGCCCAGCATTTCAAGAGCCTGGGACACATGGGAAACCTTAACCCCTTCAACAGAGGAAGGAAGGATCAAATCCTTGGTTTTAGGAAGGACAAAATGTTTAAATCCCATTTTGATGGCTTCTTTGATTCGAATATCCAAACCTTGCACGGCACGCACTTCACCTGAAAGCCCCACTTCCCCCACAACAAAAGTTCCCACATGGAAGTTTTTGTTGCGAAAACTGGAAACCAGCGCTGCAATAATGGCCAGATCGGCTGCCGGCTCCACAATTTTAAAGCCACCGGCGGCATTCACATAAATATCCTGCGCATACAAATTCAGACCGACAATTTTTTCCAAAATAGCCACCATCATGGAAACACGGCCATTATCCACTCCCAAAGTTGTTCGGCGTGGATTTGCAAGTGTAGAGGAAGAGACCAACGCCTGGATTTCAACCAGAAACGGGCGCACTCCTTCCAGAGAGGCCGTAATGGCACATCCGGGACCCGCCGATTCCTTGTCAGGGACAAAAAGAGCCGAGGGGTTGGCCACTTCACCAAGGCCCGCTTCTTTCATTTCAAACACGCCGATTTCGTTGGTGGAACCATAACGGTTTTTCATCGTGCGCAAAATGCGGTAATGCTGGCGTGCATCCCCTTCAAAATACAAAACACAATCAACCATGTGTTCTAACACCCGCGGGCCGGCCAAATTCCCTTCTTTGGTGACATGCCCGATAAGCATCGTGGCCAAGCCCGTTGTTTTGGAAAGATACATGAACTTGCCGGCTGATTCGCGCACCTGCGAAACTGAACCCGGAGCTGATTCAAGGCTGGATAAATAAACAGTTTGAATGGAATCAACCACCAAAACATCGGGTTTTAATTTTTGAACCTGGGTAATGATTCGTTCGACGGAATTTTCGGCCAGAATAAGTAAATCAGAACTTATTTTAAGGCGCTCGCAGCGCATTTTGATTTGCTCTTTGGATTCCTCGCCGGTGGCATACAAAACCTTCACCCCTCTTTTGACCAACTGATCCAAAGCCTGGATGACCAAAGTTGACTTGCCAATGCCGGGGTCGCCCCCAATAAGCACCAACGAACCGGGAACAATGCCCCCACCCAGCACGCGGTCAAGCTCAGCCACACCCACTTCGTAGCGTTTTTTCTTTTCAAGGGATATCTGACTTAAGGGAGAAGCCTCTTCACTTTGAAGGACAAAAAAACCTTCCCGCGTTTTTTCGGAAGGAGAAAAAGTTTCTTCAGCCAAGGTATTCCATTGATTGCAGTCGGGACACTTCCCCACCCATTTGGGTGACTGGTAACCGCATTGCTGGCAGGAGTAGACGGTTTTATTTTT carries:
- a CDS encoding DNA repair protein RadA, which codes for MAKNKTVYSCQQCGYQSPKWVGKCPDCNQWNTLAEETFSPSEKTREGFFVLQSEEASPLSQISLEKKKRYEVGVAELDRVLGGGIVPGSLVLIGGDPGIGKSTLVIQALDQLVKRGVKVLYATGEESKEQIKMRCERLKISSDLLILAENSVERIITQVQKLKPDVLVVDSIQTVYLSSLESAPGSVSQVRESAGKFMYLSKTTGLATMLIGHVTKEGNLAGPRVLEHMVDCVLYFEGDARQHYRILRTMKNRYGSTNEIGVFEMKEAGLGEVANPSALFVPDKESAGPGCAITASLEGVRPFLVEIQALVSSSTLANPRRTTLGVDNGRVSMMVAILEKIVGLNLYAQDIYVNAAGGFKIVEPAADLAIIAALVSSFRNKNFHVGTFVVGEVGLSGEVRAVQGLDIRIKEAIKMGFKHFVLPKTKDLILPSSVEGVKVSHVSQALEMLGLS
- a CDS encoding 50S ribosomal protein L31, whose amino-acid sequence is MKEGIHPEYKKAKAVCSCGNIVETASVSDTIHVEICSACHPFFTGKQKLLDTAGRVERFQKKWAKKEDLVQKKKGPRTITIQD